The following coding sequences lie in one Arachis hypogaea cultivar Tifrunner chromosome 4, arahy.Tifrunner.gnm2.J5K5, whole genome shotgun sequence genomic window:
- the LOC112794911 gene encoding phosphomevalonate kinase, peroxisomal: MLGIRYHMRLMGEAAGVPIEPKSQTKLLDATLNLEGVLLAGVQGAGGFDAVFAVTLGDSSSNVTKTWSSLNVLALLVKEDPCGVSLESADPRTNEITSAVSSIHIE; this comes from the exons ATGCTTGGGATTAGATATCATATGCGCCTAATGGGTGAGGCTGCAGGTGTTCCT attgaaccaaaatcacaaacaaAACTTTTAGATGCTACACTGAACTTGGAAGGAGTGTTGTTGGCTGGAGTTCAAGGAGCAGGAGGATTTGATGCTGTCTTTGCTGTTACTTTGGGAGATTCAAGCAGCAATGTGACAAAAACATGGAGCTCACTCAATGTTCTTGCCCTTCTGGTTAAAGAAGATCCTTGTGGCGTTTCTTTAGAAAGTGCTGACCCTAGAACAAATGAAATCACTTCAGCTGTATCTTCAATTCATATTGaataa